One Caldisalinibacter kiritimatiensis genomic window carries:
- a CDS encoding ATP-binding cassette domain-containing protein — MNQGKVVEIKNVSMIYHTLDGETEAIKDLSLDVYNGEIVVLVGPSGCGKSTLLSIIAGLLKPS; from the coding sequence ATGAACCAAGGGAAGGTAGTAGAGATTAAAAACGTTAGTATGATATATCACACCCTTGATGGTGAAACTGAAGCTATTAAGGATTTATCTTTAGATGTATATAATGGAGAAATCGTAGTATTGGTAGGTCCTAGTGGTTGTGGTAAATCTACATTATTATCTATAATAGCTGGGCTTCTTAAGCCATCTAA